DNA sequence from the Alosa sapidissima isolate fAloSap1 chromosome 13, fAloSap1.pri, whole genome shotgun sequence genome:
ACCTGAATGCAGTGGATCGCATTGCTGAACTTGGCTACGTACCCACCCAACAAGATGTCCTCAGAGTGCGAGTACCCACCACAGGCATCATCGAGTATCCATTTGACCTTCAGAGTGTCATCTTTAGGTAACCCTTCACCACATCGCTGCTCGAATGGGGTGGTGGATCTCTGCCTGTAATGTGGGGTGAAATGTTTCCTCCTTATACTCTCTCCATAGCCtactgaagttcgcctacaaaaaggaaccaaagctgccatctttgccctttataaggagatccggatgttaattgaagctaactacctatggcaagttgcattgcaagttagctctagGGTAGCAaaaaatctaagtgtgccgccttcacgtaccggagatcacagtatccacttgaaggcagaggacaaaagtgtgttcaggaaaacgtctgcatttcagactttttcatccccactagagtttaacaggtgcgataattcaaaatccccatgttattttcccttaGGACAAACTCAGAGGTCTATTCTTGGTCTTTCCCGTGAGGAAAGTGGAACCTCCATGTTACTCTGAGTTTAAAAAAAGGTTTATCTGCCAATTCTCTTATGGTTCTAAAGCCCTCTGCTCTAGTGAAATGTCATAAACGGCTACTTCCgactgacctttgacctgctcGTTCTTTGCCGCCTTGCAGGATGGTGGACGTGGGTGGCCAGCGGTCAGAGAGACGGAAGTGGATCCACTGCTTCGAGAACGTCACCTCCATAATGTTTCTGGTGGCGCTAAGCGAGTACGACCAGGTCCTGGTCGAATCCGACAACGAGGTGAGGGCATTACCTGTTAGTGGCCAGCAGGGGGGAGATTAGAGGCCTGACACaggactctctctttctctctctctctctctcgctctccaaaTGAATTTGGGCACTGTAAGGCCAGATGGCTATGCTTTTGTCAGTGTAGTATTATGAACCAGATGGGAGCTCTTTttaatttttgtttatttagtttttttgtcacattttcaCTTGGTACACAATCAACATTAACAGTGGAAGGAAATGGTGCTCCACAttttcttgtctctctctctctctctctctctctctcactatatCTCTCACTTTTTGTCTCACTCAcgccctctcattctctctcagtctttatctgtatctctctctttctcgcgcATGCTCTGTTAGCTGCAAAACAGATTGTCTTGGGAGTGCTGCCCATGCCAGTGGGCGTTGCTTGCATtgtattttctctttctcaagGATCAACAGGTGTTCCTGTTAAAGTCATTGTGTTTCCTTTTTCCTTTTATGACATTAGTCATCATGTGTTATTCTACAGCTGTAGTTGTGGAAGCTCCTGTTGGTATTGATACCATCTCTCAGTCAGGACTGTTTTTAATGTTGTTTCTGAGCAGTGTGACAGTAAAATAATTCATTTATCTAATCTGAAAACCAATTTATGCTTAAATAATTTAAATTCCAATAATGTCCATATAGGCTGTAAGATAAAGATCAGAATTTCTGTGCATAAATTGAGACTGAGCAGAATTGTAGGGGGTAAAATCTGCAATACAGATGGTAGCGGTGTATGTAGTGCTTGGGTTTTTTTAGGAGCTGTATCACTGATATCGCGTCAGCCTACAAAACCATCGGTGACCAGTAGAGGGCAATGTGTGATCAGGACTTTTTGAACATATGAGGAGCAGGGTTTAAGCCATTATTTCAGCAGTTGCCTTCACAATTGCATAAACAGCTAATCTGTCAGAGCTACTGTTTGAAAGCCAGGTATTACCAGGCCAGGTCCACAGAGGCAGTGAAGCGCCCTCATGTGTCGTAGAGCAATACCTATAAAAGCATTTATCAGGTTGGACTTTACTTTTAACTTGAAGTACTAAAATGTCatacttttgttttgttattcctGACAGAACCGGATGGAGGAGAGCAAAGCATTATTTAGGACGATAATAACGTATCCCTGGTTCCAGAACTCCTCTGTCATACTATTTCTGAATAAGAAAGATCTGCTGGAGGAGAAGATCAATTACTCTCATCTGGTGGATTACTTCCCAGAATATGATGGTTGGTCATTTGTCACCTGTATTTTACTATTCTTGGGATTACATCATCTATTAAATGCATAGATGTAAATTAAGATGCATCTTCAGAGCTATGTTGTAGGGTTTATGATGTCCTTACTAACTATTAGCTGAGGtgtatacattgattttgcaaaatttcttcagctatgaaaTTAATACATGAGGCAgtgaatatggtattaatatggttttgttttttaacttgcataaaacactgtcctgcggtttatacacaatgcaaaATTACTGTAGTTCGTTCtacatttttgtacattttgtttATAAATCTTAATATGCAACGTTTTTAGTTCATTATTAAGGGATGTCTATGTCTACATACATATCTTTACCTATATCTTCATCTATTTCTTTCATAATTAATGGTAAAATGTAAAAGTCAAAGTAAACTTATCAGTTAACCAGTTCCAATCCCCATTTAGCCATCTGTAGGTCTTAGTGTTCCAGTTGTAATGAACCAGTTGCAATTCATATTTAGTTTTAATTCTTATCTAACGGTATGGATTTTGTCATTCAGACCAATTAATAATTAAGTAATAATCATTCTTAACTGGTTGCTTACAGGGCCCCAGCGAGATGCTCAGGCAGGTAGAGAGTTCATCCTGAAGATGTTCGTGGACCTCAACCCCGACAGTGATAAGATCATCTACTCGCACTTCACCTGCGCCACCGACACCGAGAACATCCGCTTTGTCTTTGCAGCCGTCAAAGACACCATCCTGCAGCTCAACCTCAAAGAGTATAATCTCGTGTAGACCCTACACACCCAACTTCACCCctgagaagacacacacacaaagtcgtATTATATCCATATTCAAGGAATTAAAAAGAAGCTGGTCGCTGTATGAATTGGTTGGATGGatgcacacccccacccccagcctcACCCCCACCCTACCTTCGTCAGCTACAGCTAGATCACATCAGACCCCACCCCTGCTGGGGAAACGGCTCGCGCAACGTGAAGACATCCCATTTTTCTTGCATTTGGTTGCGTCACAGGTGTCATTGATTTGAAAAGCGAGAATCTATTGAATCGGGGCTGAGATATCAATAATTACAAAACACTACTGCGTCCTTATTTATTTGCACCTTGGAGCTTGTTCACAAGGTCCACCTTGAATTAttctaattattattattattattattattattattattattattgttgttattcaATTTTAAAGAGAATCAATTTTCAGTGGACGTTTACTGTACGAAACGCTTGGAGAGATGCTTCTGAGGCGGTGCGCCAAGTTCCCTAATCTTCCGATTTTCTTTTCTGAGGAACCTGTGGTGTGTTCCATAAAGTTATCTTTCCTCCCTTAAATTATGCTCTCCTCTCCAGGCTGAAATTTGAAGAGTGTACATGTTCGACACAAACTGCAATTGATCCGTGCTTTGTTTCTGCACACAAATGTACAATTATTTTCCCGAAGGACAAACAAATGTGTGTTTGAAAACCAATTGTCTGTATACTTAAATACTGCGACTAATATGGCATTCCGTCCCAGGCTTGAAGCAGTTGAGAATGATCGATTGTATGCGAGAGGCAAGTCTTAGCACCGCAGccattggtctctctctctctctctctctctctctctctctctctctctctctctctctctctctctctctctctctctctctctctctctctctctctctctctctctctctctctctctctctctctctctctctttttctttttgacaTGGGAGTGAGTGTACATTGTATGGTTGACTGCGTTATTGTTTTGGTGTGAAGTTGAATTGAACTATGTGCCACATTTTTGCTTTTGATTGTTTTAATatatgtttgtttatatttgCCAAATGCATATAgcaacaccacctccaccactctctctctcactcactcactcactctctctcacacacacacacacacacacacacacacacacacacacacacacatacatacatacatacatacatacaaaaaaagtCACAATCACATTAAAGTTGTACCACATCCTAACTTCCACAGCATCACAAAAAACGTCTTCAGCACAGTATCAGACTTCTGGCTTCTTAGTCACGCGAGCCCATCCTAAAACCAGACGTGTCAGCCTttcagtatgtctgtgtgtgagcactgCTTTTGCACAGGTATTTGCTCACCACTGGATTGGCTTAAGATATTAGATGTACAACTTCATAGTACCCTCATAGTCAGCAACACTTAATGCAATGCTTCTGTGATAACATGATACTCTGAACCATTCCGACTTTTTTATTTTGCCAAATGAATTTGGGCACTGTAAGGCCAGATGGCTATGCTTTTGTCAGTGTAGTATTATGAACCAGATGGGagctcttttttatttttgtttattttgtttttttgtcacattttcaCTTGGTATACAATTAACAGTGGAAGGAAATGGTGCTCCTCAttttcttgtctctctctcgcactctctttctttttctcgcaaactctctctctctctcaaatgatTTGTGATGAATGTTTGCCTCTGTCAATTAAAATGGGCGAAGACCACCGACCTGGTCGTTTGCTCAAACCCTTTTTTTTTGCAGAGGTGAGGTTGTGGGACCTCGACAGTGCAAGCCCTTTGCCATGCTGACTGTTTCGTGTTCAGTTTGATTTGTCACATTTGAGCAAGTTGCTTTTATtttctaaaaaaagaaaagaaaaattattCCTTTTAAAAGGGCTTTTTTCCTCAAAAGTTGTTTTTCTGGTATAGTTACTGTATGGTGTTTGCATTAAGACTATCTTGAAATATTAGTGGAAATTGTACCATTCTAAAAGGGCTTGTAGTACATGTACTGAGATCCTACATAAGCGATTACAAAACGAAAGAGATTGGGGAGAAAAATGTTCCTTTAGTCTCCCCAGTACTCTCACTCTTCAAGACCTCAGCCAAATCGTGCTTTCTGATTTGCTTTTGGAGACAAAAGAGTGTCCTTTGAAGTTTTGTATTGTTGAACTGTGTGCTAGTTTTTGTGTTGTTGAATCACGTGGGGTGAGACATTGAGGGATGGGGTGTATTGTAAGACAAACAAAGCTAGTTTTTAGAAAGACCAGATAATTAGATCGTCAAGTCAACCCAAGGTACTAGTGATATTGAATAGGGGAAGCTTGACCTGAAGTGTGGAAGCTTACTGACAGTCTAAGCTTTCTCTTCACACTTAATCAAAGCAGTGCATTGTGCATGTATGCAGCAAGGCAAGATACTTAAATTTCCACCTTACATTCCCAACCCAGTtggtctctgctctgctcctgtCGGGGGACCCAAAATGCACCAATGTGCAATGGTTCAACTTGCTGAAACATTGGCCTTTGTTTAACGTTTACGGACCAGATGGAATGGCCTCGGTGGAAATGCCACTTTTTGAGTTCTGGAACACGAGTTTAACCTTTGTATTATCTGAATGTAAAGAACATTTCTGCCCTGTACAGTTGTCTCTTGCTGGTCAGCAGTCACATCTGCTGTTCtcactcctccttctctccctccctttctctctctttctctctacatcacgaccccccccccccccccccccccttccctttcCCTCCCATACTCTGGACTACTGAAGAAGCAAGCATGTGACATTTCTGTGTTCGTTAATTCTGAAGCCTTTTTTTGTGTCGGGACTCCTGTGTACCTGTGAGATAACTGTTGGCCAGCTATGTCCATTGGGACCGTATTGGGACCACCCACGTCATGGCTCCCTCTTTATTTTGCGGTTGGTCACTGTGGACGAAATGGACTGCAACTTAACCTTTTTGGCACACACAAAGGCCAGAATGCGCATTTGCTGAGCAGTGGACTAGTGTATTTGTTCGTCGAGTAGGAGGAGGCTTGGCACATCTGGATTGCTCCGCCGCAGTGCGCTCAGTACTTTCCGTGGTATAGAACAACCTGCAGGGTTTTCAGAAGAGTTTAAAAAGAAGTGAATTTTGGATGCTAATTATTTGCGCTACCATTTCGTATACAGAAGAAATGGCACCCTAAAAATCTCTTATTCACAGCACAAGGCTTCACAGTCGTAATGTGCTGCTTTTCACTctcaaatgtctttgtattccttagatctctctttttttctcaaagCATTGTCATTAGAACAGTCTTCTAAAATGCTTTCTAATTAAATGTTATGGAATAAATTATTCCAGTTTATAAAAGCCAAGCCCCATTCTCCTTGTCTTATTTGTATGTCGGTGTGTCCAAGGTGTTTTCTAAAAATGTAAGCATAGATGTTAAAACAGTCATGCTTTActgtatgtagcctacagtatgttgaTACCCATAAATAATTTGTCTATAATAGGTAATAAATGTACACAGTTTAAACATTATTTACAAACAGGACACAATATTGTATAGCTGAATCTCTTGCACCATGTATGGATTGTGTTCTGTTGTACTGCCTTTccctacttacacacacacgttacatgctcatatactcacacatacacctgtGTCAAAGAAtttaaatcaatatgagggCGAATATCATTGAGCAATGCCCTTAGCTGTCCTGGGGGATATCCCAAGTAtgttagtgacaaacctgggtaagttaactcagagtaagtggtaaaccttctacaacaagagcccAATGGcgttgttttgttaggagaatgaagccatacagcatttctattaggaggtttaccacttacccaggtttgtcactaaaccacgtacttggaatacccccctggacaTGAATAACTCATTTGCCATGTCAATATAAATTACTATAAAAGAGTTTGTCACACACCTATTTAAATCACTTCTGgcatattttgtcccaaaaggGTGGACATGCAAAGAAAGCAAGTAAGCATACTTAGGCCTATACAAAGAACATAAAGTAAGAAGGTCAATGGGGTCTTTTTTGAAGGTCAATTTTTGCAGTTTTATATAAGAGTGCATGCTATTTTGCCATGTCCCCAGCACTATGCATTAACATTCAAAGTGAGTAAAATATAGTTGAATCCTAAAAATATGCTAAACAAGATATTACTCCACTTGAGCGCATTGATAATTTGGTGATAAGATATTTGCTTTTATTTACTAAAGGAGGTGTTTTTGTGAGGTGTTTACAGTCCACCCTGTCATATTGGGAAATTTGCCCCAAAAGGCCATCCTCTCAATAATATCAGAaagtttcttttctctcttcagtAGTGGAAAATTCACCTGCCGAAGTTAGTCGACCTTCTTACTGACAAATGTTCTTTATATAAGTATGCTTGCTTTGCCCAACATGTCCATCCTGTTGGGACAAAATATGCCAGAAGTGATTTGAatatttggttacactttacttgacagtatagacataagagtgacatgacgctgtcatgaatgtgtcataaatgtttatgacataacgcttctgtcattaaagcaacaccaaagagttttttataccttaaaataatgtttccaaaatcgtttcagtggttcatcaactcgtaacagggtgaacggcaattctgcattcgcttcgcggccctctatcggctataaccgcactatgtaagtttgccagatcggctAGCggatgagacataagaaactacaaatttgacttgcatctgatgtcgcaatacatcgtacttttataagtcgTGCAAAATATtataccttgtctgtggacattgttatttgcaaagccggtgctggataaacaaatagcgtgtgtgcgacagagggaatgttctttggtgttgctttaagtgtcattcggtttttgccataacaagttagggttaggattagggttagggttaggattagggttagtattaggattaggattagggttcatgtgtcatgacagtgtcatgtcactctaatgtcgatactgtcatgtaaagtgttacccaatatTTTCATAATATGCATACAGTTATGTGCAGAATAATAGCAGTGTGTTTTTAAATATTGAATAAAGCTCAAAATCCTTAGAATAGCTGTTAATTCCATAATATCAAAGCATTGGGAACACtgcacattcaatttcaaatcaaaacatgaccaaaattgatcaaGTTTGTGTTATACCTTTACAAAAAGTGAAGAAAAAGTAATGTTAGGCTGTTCAAAAAAATAGCAGTTTTTGCATTTTTCTTTACTAACTCAAACATTTACTGTATAAACTGAAAAATGTCTCAAGATTGATTTTGCTTTACTTTGAATCACTGCACTAATATCTAGTTGCATTACCATTATTTCTGAGAATTGCTTCACATCTTTGTTGCATGGAGTCGACCAACTACTGGCACCTGTGAACAGGTGTTCCAGCCCAGGACGATTGAATTACATTCCACAATTCCTCTGCATTTCTGGGTTTTGCCTCAGAAACAGCATTTTTTATGTCACCCCACAAGTTTTCTATTGCAGgagtccccaaccttttatgtaccatggaccggtttgattcccttttttttcatggaccggtggggggttcgggggttccatgttgtgcatgcattatttgaaaagaactagctctagttatgtatgaacagtgaaggtaacgaactcttaaaaatgtgaaaaacgtgaacttgaagaagtgaaaattgaacaatatgaactatgaaaattgaaaattgaagctactatcatgtgtgaacatgcttaacaaaatgtggtaacaaaacatgggaacgaAACGTgtattacgaatataatcagtgggagccctgtgcttgtttccctgcaacaataaggttccatctgggggtgatggaagacagtgacaccctcagtgtgattgaaatgtccagtcgattgcgcgatttggtcttagttgcaggcattgccgaaaacctggcctcgcatagatacgtggtgggaaatggtagcaacgttttcggCGCTTTTAccgctatctcgggatattctgctttggttttcatcCAAAAACCCACCAGACAGGTTtcctcatagcctacacactcttaagaccaccgtcatttgcaatttcgatcaactgctcttcctcctgcgctgacaagttaggactattcgggatattgacaaatgggttgcggacccactcattggtttgccgtggatctttggaggatgggaagtaacgctcaaactcatttgaaagcgcaacaaggtgatcgcgcaccagctgcgagagaaagagtcctgcctcagtctctcccaaaacccccactac
Encoded proteins:
- the LOC121679615 gene encoding guanine nucleotide-binding protein G(q) subunit alpha codes for the protein MTLDSIMACCLSEEAKEARRINDEIERQLRRDKKDARRELKLLLLGTGESGKSTFIKQMRIIHGSGYSEEDKKGFIKLVYQNIFTSVQSMIRAMETLMIPYKYEHNKGNANVVREVDVEKVSSFVNPYVDAIKSLWNDPGIQECYDRRREYQLSDSTKYYLNAVDRIAELGYVPTQQDVLRVRVPTTGIIEYPFDLQSVIFRMVDVGGQRSERRKWIHCFENVTSIMFLVALSEYDQVLVESDNENRMEESKALFRTIITYPWFQNSSVILFLNKKDLLEEKINYSHLVDYFPEYDGPQRDAQAGREFILKMFVDLNPDSDKIIYSHFTCATDTENIRFVFAAVKDTILQLNLKEYNLV